The DNA window CAGCAGGCAGAAGTGATCGCCGTTGGACCTGGCGGAGTGGTTGATGGAAAAGAAGTAGCGATGAACATCTCAGTCGGACAGACAGTTATCTATTCTAAATACGCGGGAACAACCGTAGAGATTGAAGATGAAGAATATATTATTGTAAAGCAGGATGATATCCTGGCAGTAGTTGAATAAAGCAAAACAGATTATTTATTTAGGAGGCATGCAGCTATGGCAAAAGAAATCAAATATGGGGCTGATTCAAGAGCAGCACTGGAAGTAGGAGTAAATAAACTGGCAGATACCGTAAGAGTAACCCTGGGACCAAAAGGAAGAAATGTGGTTCTGGACAAATCTTTTGGCGCTCCGCTGATCACCAATGATGGTGTGACTATCGCAAAAGAGATCGAACTGGAAGACGCTTTCGAGAACATGGGAGCTCAGTTGATCAAGGAAGTGGCTTCCAAGACTAACGACGTGGCAGGAGACGGCACAACCACAGCTACCGTTTTGGCGCAGGCAATGGTACATGAAGGAATCAAGAATCTGGCGGCGGGAGCAAATCCGATCATCCTCAGAAAGGGAATGAAGAAAGCTACAGATACAGCGGTAGAAGCGATCGCTAAGATGTCCAGCAAGGTTACCGGCAAGGAGCAGATCGCGAGAGTCGCGGCGATCTCCGCTGGTGATGAGGAAGTAGGCGAGATGGTAGCGGATGCTATGGAAAAAGTTTCTAACGACGGCGTGATCACCATCGAAGAATCTAAGACGATGAAGACAGAACTGGACCTGGTAGAAGGTATGCAGTTTGACAGGGGCTATGTTTCCGCGTATATGGCTACCGATATGGATAAGATGGAAGCAAATCTGGAAGATCCATATATCCTGATCACAGACAAGAAGATCTCCAACATCCAGGATATCCTTCCGCTGCTGGAGCAGATCGTACAGTCCGGCGCAAGACTTTTGATCATTGCTGAAGATATCGAGGGAGAGGCTTTGACCACTCTGATCGTCAACAAACTTCGCGGAACCTTTAACGTAGTGGCTGTAAAAGCTCCCGGATATGGAGACAGAAGAAAAGAAATGCTCAAAGATATCGCCACACTGACAGGCGGACAGGTAATCTCCGATGAGCTTGGCATGGATCTGAAAGAGACTACTATGGATCAGCTTGGACGGGCGAAATCTGTAAAAGTCCAGAAAGAGAACACAGTGATCGTAGACGGACTGGGAGACAAAAAGGCAATTTCTGACCGGATCGCTCAGATCAAAGCTCAGATCGAGGAAACAACTTCTGATTTTGATCGGGAGAAACTGCAGGAAAGACTTGCGAAACTGGCAGGCGGCGTTGCTGTGATCCGCGTAGGCGCGGCTACCGAGACAGAGATGAAGGAAGCAAAACTTCGTATGGAAGACGCTCTGGCAGCAACGAGAGCGGCGGTTGAGGAAGGAATCATCGCCGGCGGCGGTTCCGCGTATATCCACGCGGCAAAAGAAGTGGCGAAACTGGCGGAGAATTTGGAAGGCGATGAGAAGACGGGCGCAAGAGTCGTTCTGAAAGCGCTGGAAGCGCCTCTGTTCCATATCGCGGCAAACGCGGGACTGGAAGGCTCCGTGATCATCAATAAGGTGGCAGAGTCTGAGGCAGGCATCGGATTCGATGCTTTGACGGAAGAATATGTAGATATGGTAAAACAGGGAATCCTGGATCCTGCAAAGGTTACAAGAAGCGCGCTGCAGAACGCTACCAGCGTTGCCTCTACACTGCTTACGACAGAATCTGTTGTGGCAAATATCAAAGAAGAGACTCCTGCAATGCCGGCAGGCGGCGGAGCAGGAATGGGTATGATGTAATCCGCTCTGCGCAGATGAAATTTTTGAAAACTCCCCTTCAGGGGAGTTTTCTTTTTGTGCCAAAATGTGCTACAATGGTCTAAATCAATAGTTTGGTTTGGAGGAAATAATAATGAGTGACTATTATACAGAACAGCTGATCAAAAAGCAGACAACCATGAAGGATATATGTATCAAAGCGCTGCTGGTATCATTGGCGATCGTATCCGTTCTGGTGATATTCCTGTTCCCGCTGGGGATCATTGTTCCGGTGGCGGTAATTGCCGGAGTGGTTTTCCTGTTTAGGAGATTGGATGTGGAGTACGAATATCTCTATGTGAATGGAGATTTGGACATTGACAAGATCATGCATAAGGCAAAAAGAAAACGGATCTTCTCTATGAATGTGAACGATCTGGAGGTTCTTGCTCCGGCGGACTCCGGAGATCTTCGGCAGTATCAGAGGGCCAAAACCTATGATTACACTTCTGGTTCCGGCCAGGGACGGATCTACGCTCTGGTAGTGACGGAACGAGGACAGACGAAGAAAATTCTTTTTGAGCCAAACGATACGATCATTGAGGGATTCTATCTTCTGGCGCCCAGGAAAGTGGTCCGTGGATAAAGAAGTGGTTGACAGACTAAGATGGAATTCGTTATTATAGCATTTATAGTACGAACAGAGAAAGAGAGGGAATATCATGGGAAAGATTATCGGAGAGGGAATTACTTTTGACGATGTGCTGCTGGTTCCGGCTTATTCAGAGGTGATTCCTAATCAGGTAGATCTGTCTACCAATCTGACAAAAGCGATCAAGCTCAATATTCCGATGATGAGCGCTGGAATGGATACGGTGACGGAGCATAGAATGGCCATAGCTATGGCGCGCCAGGGAGGAATCGGAATTATCCATAAAAACATGTCCATCGAGGCCCAGGCGGAAGAAGTAGATAAAGTAAAACGTTCTGAGAATGGAGTTATTACAGACCCCTTCTATCTTTCGCCAGAGC is part of the Lachnospiraceae bacterium KGMB03038 genome and encodes:
- a CDS encoding co-chaperone GroES — its product is MKLVPLGDRVVLKQLVAEETTKSGIVIPGQSKEKPQQAEVIAVGPGGVVDGKEVAMNISVGQTVIYSKYAGTTVEIEDEEYIIVKQDDILAVVE
- the groL gene encoding chaperonin GroEL encodes the protein MAKEIKYGADSRAALEVGVNKLADTVRVTLGPKGRNVVLDKSFGAPLITNDGVTIAKEIELEDAFENMGAQLIKEVASKTNDVAGDGTTTATVLAQAMVHEGIKNLAAGANPIILRKGMKKATDTAVEAIAKMSSKVTGKEQIARVAAISAGDEEVGEMVADAMEKVSNDGVITIEESKTMKTELDLVEGMQFDRGYVSAYMATDMDKMEANLEDPYILITDKKISNIQDILPLLEQIVQSGARLLIIAEDIEGEALTTLIVNKLRGTFNVVAVKAPGYGDRRKEMLKDIATLTGGQVISDELGMDLKETTMDQLGRAKSVKVQKENTVIVDGLGDKKAISDRIAQIKAQIEETTSDFDREKLQERLAKLAGGVAVIRVGAATETEMKEAKLRMEDALAATRAAVEEGIIAGGGSAYIHAAKEVAKLAENLEGDEKTGARVVLKALEAPLFHIAANAGLEGSVIINKVAESEAGIGFDALTEEYVDMVKQGILDPAKVTRSALQNATSVASTLLTTESVVANIKEETPAMPAGGGAGMGMM